The nucleotide window CGTATTAAAATCAAAGCGTTTTCTCTCCTGTATAATCCAATGAAAGAGTACAAAACAATCCAACAAAAGAGTACACCAACCATGCACGAACTGGCTCTTCCGCAGGTAACTAATCTGAGTGCATGATGCGTCACCGGTGATGCACATAGACCCACTAATACACATTTCCATTGCTCTAGCAGCCGTGCGCAGCTCAATCCTCCTTCAACAACTGCTCACAGCTCAATTTCCCCCGCAAAGTAAAGGAACTACTCAGCACAGAGCGGAGAGTGGATTTTTTGCTATCAGGCTCGATGGAGCCCGCTATTTTCAATCATTCAAGAATCAACCTTTTGAGTTCCAAAAATATCTGAAAAAATACACAATTACTTATAGACGTATATTAGATGTGTGTGAAATTTCATCACCAAAGACGTTTATATGTGGCCTGTACAGGAAAAACAAAATAATAAGATTTTATAGTGAATAGCACATGTGCTGGAAATACGCGGTTTTCTTATTTTTGCGTAGCtcacatcaaaatgtatttcgTTCTTGAAACATTACAGTCAGGTAGTATACATCCATATGTATATGTGTATTTTTTCCCTGAATTTTTTGGAAGTTAAAATTTTGAATTTTAATGTTTTCAAATAAAAGGCTCCATGGAAGCTCGAGCTCCATTAGGCATTCCGATGAGAACAAGCCTACAATTTCAGATTAAGTTAAGAAGAACACATACGTAGGTCAGTAGTCTACTAGCTCCAAAGtgattgaagaagaagaagaaaaggatgGGTGGTGAAGGTGCCCTGCAGCTATTGGGCATGTTGGTGAGTTCGTTCACTTTCGAAACAGGCTTTCGCCCCACTTTATAAGTAAAGCAATGACCACGACTATACAACAAAAAAAATTGAGCCGAAACCGTGGAACAATCGTTCTACGGTATTTTCAttaattcaaaaaaatatttaCAAGTCCAGTCCAAAAGATCACTCAATACCGGTTTTGTGAACCTAGAAAAAATTACAAGTTCTGTGCTATCCAAGTGCTGATCAGATCAACCTTATCCCACTTTGCTCTGATTCTGTTTTTCACGAATACGCAAAAGGGTTGCGTATCATTGCATTGATAGGAGGGGAAAAATAGCAGTTACAGGAGTAGCCTTACAAGTACGTACACGGGAGAGCGTCAGTGAGAGCTACGGTGGCGCATACAGGGGAAAGGGGTGCGCACAGGCCCAATGGAAAGGGGTGCGCACAGGCTTTGCTCTGATTCTAGATACTTCAAGCCCCTCTTTTGAGATAATATATCCAAGAATCATAATGCGGTGGTGCCCTTCTAAAGATCTTGTCATTTCTGATCATCCAGATAATCCAGCAACCCATGATAATGATCTCTAGCACAATACCTGATGGTAAGTTGTTCATAGTGAGATGTATCTCATCATATGAAGATATTCCTCTGTGTGTTGGTGGGGATGAGCAAGTTCCAGCATGACCAGGCAAATTGGCAATCCCAACGTAAGTGAGAAattcttttctttgtagcatCTGCATATAAGGCATAGTTATAATCTTCCAGGTACATGTTCTTGCAATGTAACATGTTTCTTGTGCTAGTTCTATCATGCATGAGTGGCCAGAAGAAAATTTTGTGTCCGAGTCTGCAGGCAGATTTCCAAAGCAAATTAAAGATGTTGTGCGCTGTGCTTACTCCTGTGATTGCTTTGTACAACTTCACGGAGGAAAATTTATAAGAGGATCTTCCAATGGACCAAATATCTCTTGCAGTCATCTCTGCTTTGTTGCTGATGATCTCTTGGAGAGCATTGTATTGGATGAATGCTTGCAGTGATAGGGGTTTGTGGAAATGCTGGCTGAAGTCAGACTATACAAAAAATTCAAGTGCACTGATGATCTCttggagaacattgtattgattGAATGCTTTTAATAATAGGGGTCTGTGGAAATGCTAGCTGGACTATACAACAAATTCAAGTGCAGCAAAGGAAAAAATAGTCTGCTAGAGCAATAACAGAAGCATGCCCAAagaaacataaaagaaaagggaaaaaagACAACCAAGTGTCCGGGAAATCAATGGCCCTTGGGTGTGGCAAGTCGGAGCGCGGCAACAGTCATCGCGGTCATCATGAGGGCAAGCCGGTCATGATCCCTCTATCTACATAGCAGGTGCTAGTGCTGCAAAAATGCGTGGAATTTGAAGCTAGAGTCAGAAGCACGCCTAAGAAAGACCCGCTCAATAATCGTCTTGTTGTAATGTTGTGCGTCATCCGCAAGGTCCATGCTAACACCGCAAACACAAGTCAGAAGACAAGTCTCCTCGTTCCGGTCTGGTTGGTCCGGGTCTGAAGGAACCCGACTAGGTCTAGGGCTTCTCAATGGGCCCCTAGATCCTCATGGACAAAGCTCCGAAGAAGCCACGCCACCGGGCACGAAAAGAAGATGTGTGTCCCCATCTTTGGGACCACACAGAGGGGGCACAACTGACCACCAGGGTTGTGCCACTTAATCACCTCCGTCTCATATGGGAGGCGATCTCGTAGCACCTGCCAGACAAAAAAGTTGATCTTGAGAGGCAAAGGTGCTTTCCACATAGGAAAGGTCCGGAAAAGAAACTGTCGTCGGCACAAGAAATGCTACAccgagccaaaataaaagatcctcgaaggggtcaaccACCAATATAAGGCATCCGGATATTCCAAGAGCACCGGTGGGAGGGCAGCTCGCAAGTTAGCCCACTCCACGGTCACCACGAGCATAAATGTGAACCGAAACAAGACGTTCCAATGGCCATTGTGGGAAGCCGTGGAGGccaacaccatatgatctgaGCAGACGCTGGCCCCTGGATGAGTCAAACCGAACACGGATGGATCAATGTCCAACGATAGTGCTCGTGCAGGAATGATTCTTAGGGATCATGAGGGTGCTATCCTCTTCAGTTCTTGCTGGCATCTCCATACATGGGATGATACCTTGGAGTCTGAAATTTTGACCCTCATGGAAGATATTTCATTAGCCTAAGAGTGCAGTAATTAATGTGCCAAATGATATGGAATCGGATTGCTTGAAGGCTTTTTTTTTGGAAATGGAGGTAaaacccccggcctctgcatcatgaTGATGCATGCATCATGAGCGCGCTCGCTTCTGGGCCGCCTACGTCGACGACAAGCTGTTCCCGGCGTGGCTAGCCATCCTGCGCGCGGCCACGGAGGAGGAGAGAGCGCAAAAGCTCGCCGCTACGCTCGCGGTGCTCGCGCCCATGGAGGAGGCCTTCTCCACCTGCTCGGCCTTCTCCTCCGGCGGCGACTCCATCGGGTACTTCGACCTCGCGCTCGGGTGCCAGCTCTTCTGGCTCGACGCGCTGAGCGAGATGTTCGGCGTGATGGTCATCGACGAGGGCAGGACCCCGCGCTTCGCCGCGTGGACCGAGAGGTTCCTGGAGACGGAGGCGGCCAAGATGGTGAAGCCGCCCATGAGCAGTATGCTGGAGTACGCCGGGCAGCTGCGGGCTCGCTGGGCTGCTGATGATACCGCGGCCGCCAAGTAGGTGGCTCGGTGGAGCTTCTTGAGGTCGACCCACGAGTGAAGATATGGCCAATGGTGTTGTTTTTTAAGGTTGCAATCGTGTGTCGTCACTTTATTTGTTTTCCAACATCATCATTCCTCTTAGTTGTGTGACCCATTGCATCACGTCTGTCCAGTATGCAATCTCTATCTCTACTACCTAAAAGAATTGAAAGGTTCCGTTTCCCCTCTTACGTCGTTGTTTTCGTCCGCACCTCCCCACCCTTCGTAACCTCACGTCCATCTATTTTTGGCACCTAATAAATAGTTTATAAAAACTGCCCTAATTTTTGCTGCAAATCATGTCTGTAAAAATCGTCCGTAGCAATGGAAGGAGACATAAATCTGTCCTTCCGTTTCTCACCTCCTTCCATTTCTGTTTCTCTTCTACCAAAGTTTTCGCTCCTCCCACGATCTCGCATTAATCACACATTCCATACGGAATGACTGAGATTGATTCCATCAATCACGTGGCCCTTCCTGCCTTCCATGTGTGCATACCTACGTGAGAACCCAAGATAATTCTACCACCATCAAACGCACGATCGAGTTTCTTGGCTCGTGTATATCGCGCTCGCCACGCCCCGGTGAATCCCGCACATCTTGCAGCTCTGGATTGGTTGCAATTTCTGTTTGGACGTTCAAGGAACAAGCTAGGACGGTGTAATTATGCAATGACGAGGAGAGGGCGCGGGGAGGCATGATTGCGAGCTGCAGGACGCAGCAGTGGAACTCATAGCGGTGTACGCATGGAGAGCGGCCATCGTCATCAAGTCCTTCATTGTCTGTGACTCCTGGCTATCGCGTTGTCTCTCCACATTGTCGATCAATCTCAGTCCCCATTGTTCGTACTACAGTCCCTCACCTGGTTCAGAGGAAGATTAATTTTTAATCATGTGTATGACCAGATCACCATTGTCTGCGACTCCTGGACATATGTTTTTGCTCTTTGTTAATTCCTTCATTGTGCTGGATGTGAATCAGAATGCTTTGCTACTCGTACATTCCCTTCTCTGAGAGATCTCTTTACTATGTAGATTTTTTTTGTATAAAGCATTTGTTGTACACTTGTTAAGAGCAATAGAACCGAAGAGATTGATGTATTGTTTGTGCAGATTTTCCACTGACTTGAGTCCTAGCAGCAGTCATTTCTTCTTGGTTTTTTATATTAACGAATAAGATAATTCTTATTATGAACAGCTAATTGCATCTCTGCTTAGTGCATATAATGCTAGAGCAGCACAGAGCTTATGCATGATTAGTAGTCAGGTTTGGAAATCATCATGGCACATTGCTGCATTGCATCAGGAAGGATAACAAAAATAAATTACGAGGGTCGAACAAGTTTATGCGAAAACACCCTTTATATTAATTAAGGTGTGTGCACTTTCCTGGGTATatgttttttcttcttctttcaaAATCGCTGAGTATATGTTTGAGTCTGCATTGTTGTACCCGGTTGATGAATGATTACCAAAGTAGTTTGCACTGAATGCGACGAGAATGGTTGCATTTGTTTGCACTGAATTATATTCTCCTTCCGTTCCTTAATATTAGGTATATCGGTTTTTTGAGAGAAATTCCAATTTGTAGGTGCATATATTTTTTACTCCCTATATGCATTGTCGATTCCAGCCCTAAAGAAAATGCCACATCCATTTTTTTTGGAAGCCATGCTGCAATCGTGCATTGTGTTATTTTTTGAAGGATAATTAATGTACCCCTATAGGCGAAAGCGGTCCGGACGCCGGCAAAGCGCCCCCCCCCCCGGTTGGGTTTCGGTTCGCGGGAAGTTGAATGTCCAGACCGGTCCATGGGTGGATGGGGTactgcattgatggtaaaatgcGTCCGGACCGCTCGGTCCTGAAAGATGCGGACGGTTTGAGAGTCACTGTTGAAGATGccctattattattatttattgaTGAAGGATGGTTTTCCATATAACTGTAGTTGGTTGTCGTTCCCTTGCATGTCAAGCGTTTTCATTTGCTAAATGTCGTCGGAGTTTCCATTTGTTGATGAGGGGTGGTAGGTAGGGAGACAAAGACGTGACCATCAATTAATAGTAGTGCTATAGAAACCATGCTCAGCATGTACGTGGGGCATTTTTATAGGATGGGTGCACATGGCCA belongs to Triticum urartu cultivar G1812 chromosome 7, Tu2.1, whole genome shotgun sequence and includes:
- the LOC125525577 gene encoding uncharacterized protein LOC125525577, whose translation is MGGFTILAASVSRNLSVHAAKRGVLPSSMTITPNISLSASSQKSWHPSARSKYPMESPPEEKAEQVEKASSMGASTASVAASFCALSSSVAARRMASHAGNSLSST